One window of Acropora palmata chromosome 1, jaAcrPala1.3, whole genome shotgun sequence genomic DNA carries:
- the LOC141879706 gene encoding uncharacterized protein LOC141879706, translating into MHSSRRSKFTTKSSNHLRQSSGRKINALVRRESQSYDEVDMRGSKDSGIAEDESISGEQAILHSATEVETSSTQDGGTMISGELNNSKENSCTERKQSFSGRGAYSTSQSRRSSLGEIKVCRHGVSKAEGMPNKENDDNLSQEGNESEGYEEGNLVKAVSYQNIIQFSQTSGEDFRIELSENDEEALKDELLHIFDRERSTLEMYFRNKMEERLRGFRNRQIEFEEAARAEKVELENNMSMEKMEMQKMFAEEIAKLTSSFNEERQQLESYHKEQLKDLREQLRTEQKQMDERFTCEKVELKQKLEAEYQMLVKRQISHEKEEAASEKIELEGRFQKEKMELEKSYNARLTEAEANLRRLKTEFEANLADEKMRLEKQKQESLKEVESKLHEEKQLRYEKEKELAQDKEKYFNEDSVKRKENEQLKNDVDSLRRQIDDKNRETLQLRTTEEKVRQKGRDGLEGKLKDDFEKLVAEHKMELEKNYQKDKERLVENLEAEKRKMNEENEREKEKIKSEQDNRKKGMFRNDEKTNADWQQQKRKGGGLVDVRSYSSNNRVEFVSGETERRTRQEQRIDGDLVGSRVGEQSNWIRSGTNEKQTQEEIESGSEFGTRAYSSLGTDLPAGSKGVDFHGEITTGGRVPRDDSTHLLSPQNDQALQSEIIALQRENEGLKAKIVALEENIQLHKKYKAEAKAEMERLLKENQEKDLQIRKMTSSTGRRETWNAKEERPLKWPLPANDSQDLQYKAKYEATLIENNKLLEVTKDLELKIRNLQEKQTEILKQSLHLDKSSEKSGETERLKRLMSENSSLKQKTFELQTQLQGLLQKLKNDKEKAATLETKLSSHKSKSSETVQGLQERLAVTGRELSVSKGELDPDTLKRIEKEIVAISQIVKTQFGEGSMNHAHYNITNEGLTRITQLEVEKKELELKLKTAREAMREYISLLNEKMEDVKSMTGMSEEMARELHSRNNNLRRNLRALEEGQQTSQLQTEQLRRQKAALQNLIGDLCRDEETSVTSYDTSSRFQASKHESEADQRVGHFYSSLSSPSDGKRESTSDETTATSYRHQRQRHEHRYDISSGNRRENFKVGLQERYSSDDNITEMQTAEAFGKRSRVDQFSTDFIGHPGGYSSFEYEDYSFIGS; encoded by the exons ATGCATTCGAGCAGGAGGAGCAAGTTTACGACGAAATCGAGCAATCACCTTCGTCAGAGCAGCGGGCGAAAAATAAATGCCCTTGTTAGGAGAGAAAGTCAAAGTTACGATGAAGTCGATATGCGAGGGAGCAAAGACAGTGGCATCGCAGAAGATGAAAGCATTTCTGGTGAGCAAGCGATCCTGCATTCCGCGACGGAAGTTGAAACCAGCAGCACCCAAGATGGAGGAACAATGATCAGCGGAGAGTTAAATAATAGCAAAGAAAATAGTTGCACAGAAAGGAAACAGAGCTTTAGTGGACGGGGAGCATATTCCACTTCACAGAGCAGAAGAAGTAGTCTTGGTGAGATTAAGGTTTGTCGGCATGGAGTAAGCAAGGCCGAGGGCATGcccaacaaagaaaacgaCGATAACTTGAGCCAGGAAGGCAACGAATCGGAGGGTTATGAAGAAGGAAATCTAGTTAAGGCAGTTAGTTATCAAAATATTATCCAATTTTCCCAAACATCAGGCGAGGATTTCCGTATTGAGTTGAGCGAAAATGACGAAGAAGCCTTGAAGGACGAGCTTCTGCACATCTTTGACAGAGAGAGATCAACGCTGGAGATGTACTTTAGGAATAAAATGGAAGAACGCCTGCGAGGATTTAGGAATAGGCAAATCGAGTTTGAGGAAGCTGCACGAGCTGAGAAGGtagaacttgaaaataacatgTCGATGGAAAAAATGGAGATGCAAAAAATGTTTGCTGAAGAGATTGCCAAACTGACAAGCTCGTTCAATGAGGAGAGACAACAACTTGAGAGTTACCACAAAGAACAATTAAAAGATCTGAGAGAACAACTGAGAACCGAGCAGAAACAAATGGACGAACGCTTCACTTGCGAGAAAGTGGAACTTAAGCAAAAACTTGAGGCTGAATATCAAATGCTAGTAAAGAGACAAATTTCTCATGAGAAGGAAGAAGCAGCGAGTGAGAAAATTGAATTGGAAGGGCGCTTTCAGAAGGAAAAGATGGAGCTTGAAAAGAGCTATAACGCGAGATTGACTGAAGCTGAAGCCAATCTTCGGAGGCTGAAGACTGAATTTGAAGCAAACTTAGCCGACGAAAAAATGcgtttagaaaaacaaaagcaggaAAGTTTAAAGGAGGTAGAATCTAAGCTGCACGAAGAGAAACAACTGAggtatgaaaaggaaaaagaattgGCGCAggacaaggaaaaatatttcaacgaAGATTCtgtgaaaagaaaggaaaacgaaCAATTAAAGAATGACGTCGATTCGCTTCGTCGACAAATCGATGACAAGAATCGAGAAACCTTGCAATTGAGAACAACTGAAGAAAAAGTGAGACAAAAAGGCCGTGATGGACTCGAAGGCAAGCTAAAAGatgactttgaaaaactggtagCAGAGCATAAGATGGAATTAGAGAAGAACTATCAAAAAGATAAAGAGAGACTTGTCGAGAATTTGGAAGCAGAGAAACGAAAGATGAACGAGGAGAAtgagagagaaaaagagaaaatcaagTCGGAACAGGATAATAGAAAAAAGGGAATGTTCCGCAATGACGAAAAAACGAATGCAGATTGGCAGCAACAGAAGCGGAAAGGTGGTGGTTTGGTGGATGTGAGATCTTATTCGAGCAATAATCGGGTTGAATTCGTTTCTGGAGAAACGGAGAGAAGGACACGCCAAGAACAGAGAATTGATGGTGACTTGGTTGGGTCACGTGTCGGTGAACAAAGCAACTGGATTCGCAGTGGAACAAACGAGAAACAAACGCAAGAAGAAATAGAAAGTGGGAGTGAATTCGGAACAAGGGCTTACAGTAGTTTGGGGACTGATTTACCGGCTGGATCAAAGGGAGTAGATTTCCACGGAGAAATCACTACCGGAGGCAGAGTTCCCAGAGACGATTCTACACATCTACTGTCCCCGCAGAATGACCAGGCGTTGCAATCGGAGATCATTGCTTTACAAAGAGAGAACGAAGGGTTGAAAGCTAAGATTGTGGCCCTGGAGGAGAATATACAACTTCACAAGAAATACAAAGCGGAAGCGAAAGCTGAGATGGAAAGactcttgaaagaaaatcaagaaaaggaTCTCCAAATTCGGAAAATGACATCTTCAACTGGGAGAAGGGAAACATGGAATGCTAAAGAG GAAAGGCCTCTAAAATGGCCATTGCCTGCAAATGACAGCCAAGACTTACAGTATAAG gCCAAGTACGAGGCTACTCTTatagaaaacaacaaactgCTCGAAGTCACAAAGGACTTGGAATTGAAAATAAGAAACCTACAGGAGAAACAGACCGAAATACTCAAGCAAAGCTTG caTTTGGATAAGTCCTCCGAAAAAAGTGGCGAAACTGAAAGACTGAAGCGGCTGATGTCTGAAAATTCGTCTTTGAAGCAAAAAACATTCGAGCTACAAACTCAGCTCCAAGGGTTGttacaaaaactgaaaaacgacAAAGAGAAG GCTGCCACTCTTGAGACGAAGCTGTCCTCCCATAAATCCAAAAGTAGTGAGACCGTCCAGGGCTTACAAGAAAGACTCGCAGTCACTGGCCGAGAGCTGTCAGTTTCCAAAGGAGAGCTCGATCCGGACACTCTGAAAAGAatcgaaaaagaaattgtCGCCATTAGCCAAATTGTGAAGACCCAGTTTGGAGAAGGAAGCATGAATCACGCGCACTACAATATAACCAATGAGGGACTGACACGGATCACTCAGTTGGAGGTGGAGAAGAAGGAGTTGGAACTGAAACTAAAAACTGCGCGAGAAGCCATGCGCGAATACATCTCCCTTTTGAACGAAAAG ATGGAGGATGTTAAAAGTATGACTGGAATGTCAGAGGAAATGGCCCGGGAATTGCACTCTAGAAACAATAACCTGAGAAGGAATCTAAGAGCTCTGGAGGAAGGACAGCAAACCTCTCAATTACAAACTGAACAACTGCGACGACAGAAGGCAGCTCTGCAAAATTTGATTGGAGACTTATGTCGAGACGAAGAAACATCGGTTACATCGTATGACACGTCATCAAGATTCCAGGCAAGTAAGCATGAAAGTGAGGCCGATCAGCGAGTTGGTCATTTCTACAGTTCACTGTCAAGTCCTTCGGACGGCAAACGCGAGAGTACAAGCGACGAAACAACCGCTACGTCATATAGGCATCAGCGACAAAGACATGAGCACAGATACGACATAAGCTCTGGGAACAGACGAGAAAACTTTAAAGTAGGCCTCCAGGAAAGATACTCCTCTGATGACAATATCACAGAAATGCAAACCGCTGAAGCTTTTGGCAAGAGATCAAGAGTGGATCAATTTTCAACGGATTTTATTGGACATCCTGGAGGTTATTCTTCGTTTGAGTATGAAGATTATAGCTTCATTGGGAGCTAG
- the LOC141879712 gene encoding uncharacterized protein LOC141879712, producing the protein MSQKSSEDGEYVELKQTAKSDELIRLSERWRREPSKDGELMNFFERERSELEMYFDYKMQQLLRGNSSQIERDASEEELMEETLESEGKDLKDQFRLKPMRPTQKLRRGGENPGRESGTNYGENIEGTIQKGENEKQKIDLTVKNDESQLGCYFNFRLEDAERSLETLRDEFKDIVAQTGKFMMQEDGIQSAEPGGRLEKMFRKSVAQKKNEAVRGKLEVAKSKKGSQLENLIARLSKTEENLESLQTELTKRKESEKDSRRLIEDIEEKLNSEYEIKLRNEILREKEEYTRVKMEMEERLRKQKHDFEERLNLQLNNAETRLTTLNAEVQQKDRMEKENRDTIIKLEGKLQEERQLRHIAERELKLKKAECSLEESLNRNGNERLRNEVVGLREVIRQKDKEMTNLRKIIERELHRDKERFECIDGIDGKDMMECSHEGVQSRAIMFPEEVKESTQENTRRIQDKGKVMDKDLIAIDTEGLEVKRFEFDGLRREIEEKNKEIDRLLSIKQNNELKILSLARRLEKRAKGDSKGANSIRRRHIKKVVSPELSNKTSSDDGDRQSARNSWNHEGSLLEYEADTLIADGGNTVEERRKILIFVTFKKPDEQGILGLLNSVFPRQKVTPTIRVLLT; encoded by the coding sequence ATGAGTCAGAAAAGCAGTGAAGATGGAGAATACGTCGAGTTAAAACAGACTGCAAAATCCGACGAGTTAATTCGACTGAGCGAGAGGTGGCGAAGGGAACCAAGCAAGGATGGTGAATTGATGAACTTCTTCGAAAGAGAGAGATCCGAGCTTGAAATGTATTTCGATTATAAAATGCAGCAACTTCTGCGTGGAAATAGCAGTCAAATCGAAAGAGACGCAAGTGAGGAAGAATTGATGGAAGAAACTTTGGAGAGCGAGGGGAAAGACCTTAAAGATCAATTTCGACTTAAACCAATGCGTCCGACCCAAAAATTACGGAGAGGTGGTGAAAACCCTGGAAGAGAAAGTGGTACAAATTATGGAGAAAATATCGAGGGAACGATTCAGAAAGGAGAAAacgagaaacaaaaaatagatTTGACAGTGAAGAACGATGAATCCCAACTGGGATGTTATTTCAATTTTCGCCTAGAAGATGCGGAAAGGAGCTTGGAAACTCTGAGAGATGAATTTAAAGATATTGTTGCCCAAACGGGAAAATTTATGATGCAAGAAGATGGCATTCAATCTGCGGAGCCTGGAGGAAGGCTCGAAAAGATGTTTAGGAAAAGTGTGGCCCAGAAGAAAAACGAGGCAGTCCGAGGAAAATTGGAAGTGGCGAAGTCTAAAAAAGGATCACAGCTAGAAAACTTAATTGCTAGATTGagtaaaacagaagaaaatttAGAGAGCCTTCAAACCGAACTAACGAAACGAAAGGAATCGGAGAAGGATAGTAGACGACTGATAGAAGATATCGAAGAAAAACTGAATTCTGAATATGAAATAAAGttaagaaatgaaatattgcGTGAGAAGGAAGAATACACGCGGGTCAAAATGGAAATGGAAGAGAGGCTGCGAAAGCAGAAACATGACTTCGAAGAGCGATTGAACTTACAATTGAACAACGCTGAAACTAGACTGACAACGCTAAACGCAGAAGTGCAACAAAAGGACCGAATGGAGAAAGAAAATCGTGATACAATTATAAAACTTGAAGGAAAGCTGCAAGAAGAAAGGCAGCTGAGACACATCGCGGAGAGAGAATTAAAGTTAAAGAAAGCAGAATGCTCATTAGAGGAGTCTTTGAACAGAAACGGGAATGAACGACTTAGAAATGAAGTTGTTGGACTCCGTGAAGTAATCAGACAAAAGGACAAAGAAATGACCAACTTGAGAAAGATAATCGAACGAGAATTACATCGTGATAAAGAAAGGTTTGAATGTATAGATGGTATAGATGGAAAAGATATGATGGAATGCTCGCATGAAGGAGTCCAGAGTCGTGCCATTATGTTTCCTGAGGAAGTTAAAGAGAGCACTCAAGAAAATACTCGACGAATTCAAGATAAAGGAAAAGTAATGGATAAAGATCTAATTGCCATTGACACAGAGGGGCTTGAAGTAAAACGCTTTGAGTTCGATGGTCTTCGTCGGGAAATCgaagaaaagaacaaagaaatcGATAGGCTTTTGTCcattaaacaaaacaatgaactGAAGATTCTGAGCTTGGCCCGTCGTCTTGAGAAACGAGCCAAGGGGGACAGCAAGGGAGCTAATTCAATAAGGCGAAGGCACATCAAGAAGGTTGTATCACCTGAGTTAAGCAACAAAACGTCTTCAGATGACGGAGATAGACAATCTGCAAGGAATTCCTGGAATCATGAAGGAAGTCTCCTTGAGTATGAAGCGGATACGTTGATTGCTGATGGAGGAAACACTGTTGAGGAAAGacgaaaaatattaatttttgtgactTTTAAAAAACCAGATGAACAAGGGATTCTTGGCCTTTTAAATAGTGTCTTTCCAAGACAGAAGGTCACACCAACAATTAGAGTTTTATTGACATAA